From the genome of Papaver somniferum cultivar HN1 unplaced genomic scaffold, ASM357369v1 unplaced-scaffold_75, whole genome shotgun sequence, one region includes:
- the LOC113344191 gene encoding pentatricopeptide repeat-containing protein At3g61520, mitochondrial-like, whose protein sequence is MSKLRFCKTQRKSLQTLKFPSKISEFLPFSSQSPPIETFEQPNEPESKKNSISVTHIVNLIQNLGKTQKLNESIRLFNKIETSERNTHLYNSLLGILFKSDRIDNAVVLFDEMLQPGCKFPPNGSTGSVIYAAILNSDRPGNGGGQILTDDQVIELVSSLGKNGVFPDKMVLTKIITMFCKSGKSNIAWELLHVLMKMNCPLEAASCNALLTRLGRDRNFKRMSLLLAEMKEMNMKPSVVTFGILVNYLCKSRKIDEAMQLLEKMSKNLEGIDVLPDAVMFNTVIDGLCKMGRHGEGLDLLKQMKLGHGCSPNNVTYNCLIDGFAKAGEIETSLKLFDEMGEEGVSPDVVTLNVLVDGMCKHERVGSALEFFSKMQDKGLKGNAVTYSVLISAFCNVNNIEKAMEIFDEMVRSCRVPDAIVYYSLINGLSRAGRLDDACFIKSKMQDIGFLLDRLGYNVLISGLLKKNKLDKAQEFLKEMIDAGIPPDEVTYNTIISGSCQSGDFSTARQVMKSMTEKGFAPTVVTYGALIHGYCKADKFDDAMKIFNDMGSNSKVPPNTEIYNMLIGSLCKTKDVESAVSLLDEMEGKGVIPNVITYNAVLKGLSERNRLDKAFDVMDKMAKQNCNPNYVTMEILARWLPQVGETERLKAFVKGYSSSV, encoded by the coding sequence ATGAGTAAATTAAGGTTTTGCAAAACCCAAAGAAAATCCCTTCAAACTCTAAAATTTCCATCAAAAATTTCAGAATTCCTCCCTTTTTCTTCACAATCTCCACCGATAGAAACATTTGAACAACCAAATGAACCCGAAAGTAAGAAGAATTCAATCAGTGTGACTCATATAGTAAACCTGATtcaaaatttggggaaaacccagaAGTTAAATGAATCCATTCGTTTATTCAATAAAATCGAAACCTCAGAAAGAAATACCCATCTCTATAATTCCCTTCTTGGGATTTTGTTCAAATCCGATCGTATCGATAATGCAGTGGTATTGTTCGACGAAATGCTTCAACCAGGTTGTAAGTTTCCTCCTAATGGTAGTACTGGTTCTGTTATTTACGCTGCAATTTTGAATAGTGATCGACCGGGGAATGGAGGGGGACAGATATTGACGGATGATCAAGTAATTGAATTGGTTTCGAGTTTGGGTAAAAACGGTGTCTTTCCTGATAAAATGGTGCTAACAAAAATCATTACTATGTTTTGCAAGAGTGGTAAGAGTAATATAGCTTGGGAGCTTTTACATGTTTTAATGAAGATGAATTGTCCACTGGAAGCTGCTTCTTGTAATGCACTTTTGACTAGGCTAGGACGAGACCGGAATTTTAAAAGGATGAGCTTGCTTTTAGCGGAGATGAAAGAAATGAATATGAAACCTAGTGTTGTAACGTTTGGGATTCTTGTTAATTATCTATGTAAATCGCGGAAAATTGATGAAGCGATGCAGTTACTTGAGAAAATGAGTAAGAACTTGGAAGGGATTGATGTTTTACCTGATGCGGTTATGTTTAATACAGTTATCGATGGCCTGTGCAAAATGGGGAGGCATGGTGAAGGTTTGGATTTGCTGAAACAAATGAAGTTGGGACATGGGTGTTCTCCGAATAATGTGACGTACAATTGCTTGATTGATGGGTTTGCTAAAGCAGGTGAGATTGAGACTTCACTTAAGTTATTTGATGAAATGGGTGAAGAAGGAGTCTCTCCAGATGTGGTAACGCTTAATGTATTAGTAGATGGGATGTGCAAGCATGAAAGAGTCGGTAGCGCACTTGAATTCTTTAGTAAAATGCAAGATAAAGGGTTGAAAGGGAATGCTGTTACATACTCTGTTTTGATCAGTGCCTTTTGCAATGTGAACAATATTGAAAAGGCAAtggagatttttgatgaaatGGTGAGAAGTTGTCGTGTTCCAGATGCGATTGTTTATTACTCTTTGATAAATGGATTAAGTCGGGCGGGGAGGTTGGATGATGCATGCTTTATAAAGTCTAAGATGCAAGATATTGGTTTTCTTTTGGATCGCTTGGGTTACAATGTTCTAATCAGTGGGTTACTCAAGAAGAATAAATTGGATAAAGCTCAGGAATTTCTCAAGGAGATGATAGATGCAGGAATTCCACCTGACGAGGTTACGTATAATACAATTATTTCGGGATCATGCCAATCCGGGGATTTTTCGACTGCCCGTCAGGTCATGAAGAGCATGACTGAGAAAGGTTTTGCTCCCACAGTAGTTACTTATGGTGCATTAATACATGGGTACTGCAAAGCCGACAAGTTTGATGATGCCATGAAGATTTTTAATGATATGGGTTCAAATTCAAAAGTCCCACCCAATACTGAGATATACAATATGCTGATTGGTTCACTTTGCAAGACAAAGGACGTCGAATCGGCGGTATCGTTACTGGATGAAATGGAAGGTAAAGGAGTTATCCCAAACGTAATTACGTACAATGCGGTATTGAAAGGCTTATCTGAGAGAAATCGGCTGGATAAAGCGTTTGATGTCATGGATAAGATGGCGAAACAGAATTGTAATCCAAACTACGTTACGATGGAGATCCTTGCTCGTTGGCTTCCTCAAGTTGGTGAGACAGAAAGATTGAAAGCTTTTGTAAAAGGGTATTCAAGTTCTGTTTAG
- the LOC113344211 gene encoding uncharacterized protein LOC113344211 yields the protein MTNSFLKDIVIDEFRASKKKKTAADVRDLLHLEYGIDLTYSQAYHGLQWTKEFLCGDGINSYSDFVWYKESIERYNPGSVVKFEYDGVTKQFQRFFVAFKASITGFNKFCRPMLFIDCTFLTGKFKGDFMVACGKTGNQEIYVVSFPIVPCENFESWEWFLTNLKGIISEDRPLTIISDRGAGPVEACPCNLPKDLPFILFVSHEREYSGSKGQTAMKLFEECYTALTNEKFYDAAKRERFGENTSNIAESFSSVNKHDKRLPSLEIIDFIRAKVMEKNYKRFVESSKWTEKITPRMQTRLNKRVTNCRFYKF from the exons ATGACGAATTCTTTTCTGAAGGATATCGTAATAGATGAATTCCGagcatcaaagaagaagaagactgcaGCTGATGTCCGAGATCTGCTCCATCTGGAATATGGTATTGATCTCACATATAGTCAGGCATACCATGGTTTACAGTGGACTAAAGAGTTTCTTTGTGGTGATGGCATCAATTCTTATTCAGATTTTGTTTGGTATAAAGAATCAATTGAACGTTATAATCCTGGAAGCGTCGTCAAGTTTGAGTATGATGGTGTAACAAAGCAGTTCCAGAGGTTTTTTGTTGCTTTCAAAGCTTCAATTACTGGTTTCAATAAGTTTTGTCGTCCGATGTTATTTATTGATTGTACTTTTCTCACTGGGAAATTTAAGGGCGATTTTATGGTTGCTTGCGGAAAAACTGGTAATCAAG agatttaTGTAGTTTCATTTCCTATTGTACCCTGCGAAAATTTTGAGAGTTGGGAATGGTTCTTAACCAATTTGAAGGGTATTATCAGTGAAGACCGTCCACTGACCATCATATCAGACCGTGGAGCTGGCCCTGTTGAAGCATGTCCCTGTAATCTTCCCAAAGACTTACCATTCATACTGTTTGTATCACATGAAAGGGAATATTCTGGTTCCAAAGGGCAAACTGCTATGAAGTTGTTTGAAGAGTGTTACACTGCGTTAACGAATGAGAAGTTTTATGATGCTGCCAAGA GAGAAAGGTTTGGTGAGAACACATCAAACATTGCTGAGAGTTTTAGCAGTGTGAATAAGCATGATAAGCGGCTTCCATCACTTGAGATTATCGATTTTATTCGTGCTAAGGTAATGGAGAAGAACTACAAGAGGTTTGTGGAGTCTAGTAAGTGGACTGAAAAGATTACTCCTCGGATGCAGACTAGGCTCAACAAGAGGGTTACTAACTGTCGTTTTTACAAGTTCTGA